A segment of the Luteolibacter arcticus genome:
CATGGCCCTATGTCGGCAGCGCGCGGTGGGGAAAGTGGCGGGCATTTTAAAATTTCAGGAATCCCGAACTTGTCCTAGAGTAAATTTTAAACTATTCCCCAGCGCGTGAACTCTCCGGTCCCACCCCGGTGGATGCGTTTCACCCCCATCGCTTTCGCCCTTCAAGCCGTTTGCCCGCTGGCAGCCCAAGTGATCGTCTCCTCTCCCGCGGCGATCACCCATCATGTGCAGATCCAACCGATCCGCGTGAAGAAAACCAACGGGGTCGCCGCGACCACGTTCGGAACGGGGACCACGGAGACCTACATCAAGGACCAGATCAACCGCGTCTGGGCGCAGGTCGGCGTGCAGATCACGTGGCTGCCGATGGTGGATTACACGAACAACTTCGCCTACGATGGCGCTCCCACCAGCTACGCCACGACTGTCCGGCCGGACACGCATCTGGAAGAGATCGTGGATAGCGCGGGGGTGCCGCCGAAGAGCGGGAATGCAATCGTGCTGAATCTTTTCTTCGTGGAGGTCGTGCCGGGCTTTGCCCAAAGAAACGACAATACGGCCAACGGTCTCGCCTTCGTGGATTCCAATGGGATCACGATGCACGTGGGCACCGAGCTGCTGACCTGGCAGGCCGGGCGGGACGTGGTCGCCTCGGTGGCCGCGCATGAGATCGGCCACAATCTGGGGCTGATCCACGCAGAGGGTCAGCCCACCAATCTGATGAGTTCGAACGGGACCGAGGATCGGCTCACAAGTGCGCAGAAGACGACGATTTTCGCCAACAGGTCCGGCACCGACAGCTATGAATTCCTCCAGCAAGCGGCGACGAGCAGTCACTACCAGCAATGGGCGGCGACTCACGCGGTGACCGGCGGGCCAGAGGATGATCAGGACAAGGACGGCATTGTAAACGTGATCGAATTCATGCTGGGACTGAATCCCAAGGTTTTCAGCAAGCTGCCCACGCCGGTCGTGGGAGCCAATGGACTCACGTGGACCCTGGCGAAGAATGCCAACGCGCTGGCGGATGGGCTCGTCTATCGCGTAGAGAGCGGCAGCGGCGAGACGTGGCTGACTGCCGGAACCGCCGGCAGCGGAAGTACGGTGGTGCAGAACAATGCGACCTCACTGGTGGTGCGCCTGAATTCGGGCGGCGGCCGGCGCTTCATGCGGATGAATGTGGATGTGCCGATGGCGCTGAGTTCGGGTGCGGCCGCGGCGGCGTTCTATCCGCCAGAGGAAGAGCCTGCTCCGCGGGTGGTCTCGGATTGCGGGCACGCGGGCTGCGGGATCCACACGGTGGCACCGTAGCGGAAGCGTGGCCGATGCTTCTTCTTGTAGCGGAAGCTCTGCGAGCTTCCGGCGGGGCGGGGTGTGAATGGAGGTCGCGGACTTGTTTGCTGCTTCGGGCCTCTCCTAACGAAACGACGAAGTCGTTCCGCTACATGTCCGCTACGCGAGGAAGCCGAGCGGTCCGGTGGCACCGGGCGTGAAGAAGTTCCCGGCATTCGGCAGGACCAGATGCAGGCTCGAAGGTGGCACGCCGAGCCATAGGGCGAGTTCGGCGAAGTATTCATCGCAACTCGTTGTCGGGATCAGGCGGCCGCGGCCGGTATCGAGTGGGTTGATCTCCGTGCCGCTGTCGGGATTGAGGGCGAGGCTGGGATACTGGCCGTAGATCTTTCTGCCGCCGACGCTGCCACCGAGCACGAAGTGATTGCCGCCCCACGCATGGTCGGATCCTCGGTCATTGCTGGTCAGCGTGCGGCCGAAATCGGAGGCGGTGAAGAGCACGACTTGGTCCTGGATCTGAAGCTCGACGAGTGCCCGCCAGAACTCGCCGATGGCCTGGTCCACACCCGCCAGCATGCTGAGCTGCGATGCCAGGGTTTCACTGTGGTGGTCCCAGCCGCCGAGCTGGACGAAGAAGGTCTGGCGGACCGCCTGGAGCTGGCCGCGACCCATGATGGCCTTTGCCACCTGGCGGAGTTGGCGGCTGAGCGGATTGCCATTGGTAAAGGTGGCCGCGGGCGGCAGCGATGGTGCCGTGGCGGCGGCATACATGGCGTAGGCATCCTGCGCCACGCGCCGCTTCTTCTGGAAAGTGTCCTGCAGCAGGTGGCTATACTGCTGGGCCAGCATGCTATCGACCGCGGTGCTGGCGGCGTTGGTGAAAGTACTATTGACGTCGTAGCCAGCGTTGTAGCCGGTGAGCGGGGTGGCACCGCCGCCGGAGCCATCGTTGTAGCCCGCGTTGACCGCGTATTCCGCGCCGGTCACGCCGCTCTGGAAGACATTGCTGCCGTCCACGGAGATATTCATCGAGACCGCCTGGCCGGGATTGATGTCCTTGATAAGGTCCATCATGCGGCCGGCCCAGCCGATGCCGGTGCGGCTCTGCGGGACGCTGGTCTGCCACTGCTCGATCTGGTCAGAGTGGGAGTAGAGGCCGAGTGGCAGCCGCTTCGATGCGGCGATGACCTCGCCGCGGTTGAAGACCGGCTCGATCAAGGTGCCCACGTTGGCGACGAAGGCGGCATCGCCGGCCTCGAAGCGCGCGGCCAGATTTGGCATCGACGGATGCACGGCGAAGGTGCGGCCCGGTGTATTGGTCGGGTGGATTTCGCGAAGGCCCGTCAGCGGGAGCGCGAGATTGCCCCGGCTATTCACATACTCCGTGCGCGAGTTCGCGTGGGTGGAGGACGGGCCGCTGTAGGGGGAGAGCAGATTGAAGCTGTCGTTCCCGCCGCTGAGAAACAGGCAAACGATGGCGCGATACTCGCCGGCAACGGGCGGTGCCGCATTCGCGATCGAGCTGGCGAGACGCAGATTCAGCAGCGTATTCAGCAGCGGGATCGAGCTGACGGCGGAGCAACTGGCTTGGCCGAGGAAGCGGCGGCGCGAAGCATTGTGGGCTTTCATGGGTGATCGCGAGAAGAACGATGACGCCGGGGGACCGCCGTGAGGCTTATCTCAGAATCGCCGGGACCTGTCCACCCGAGGATGGGCCATCGTTGTTACGACAACGAAACGTACGAACTTGGCGAAATTGGATAATGGCAGGGAAGGCCGGGATTCGAGGGGATTTCAGATTTTCGCGTAGGTTCGCCCTTTTCGTTGTCCCCTTGTCCCTTTTCTCGCGATCGCGGGTGTTCCGGTGGGATTGCTGGTCGCCTTTCCCATCGACATCCCCGCACTGGCACATTGTCCTTCAGGCGATGTCTCTTCCGTCCTGGGCCACCGAGATCGTCGCGCGCTATGAAAGCGGCGCGGCGGGGCAATTCATCCTCCACGGCAATGTCGCCGACCGCATGCTGTTGCGCCTGCCGGAGGGACCGAAGCTCGGGCGGCTCACGGACTATTTGTTAGACGTGCTGTTGCCGCGCTTCCAAGTGGTGCTGAGCTACGATCCCGGCTTCGGGCTGCGCGTCGAGCGGGGGAAGGAGACCTTTGCCGATTGGCCGGCCTTGAAAGAGATCGGCGAGTTGCCATCGCTGCCGCTGCCCGCGATCCGGGCGATTGCCCGCTTTCTCCAGTATGCCCGCAATCTGCGCGCGGTGGGAGCCAAGCCGGTGACCGTGGCGGTGGTGCTGCGGGATGCCCAGCTCTACGTGCCGGTGCTGCCGCAGACGATGAACCATGAGCTGAGCGCGATCGCCTCGCTGATCCGCTCGTGGGGTGGTGACACGACCTTGGCGGCGCATGGGCAGGCGGTGTTCCTGGTGGCGGACCGGATTCACAGCCTCCACCCGCTGGTCGCCACGAATCCGCGGGCGGCGGAGATTGAACTGCCGCTGCCGGATACCGCCGAGCTGGCGGGCGCCATGCAGGTGCTGGCCCCCGAGTGCCCGAAAGCATTGCCGGCGGATGCGGATTTCCCACGTATCGCCGCGCGGCTGGCGGGGACATCGATCGCGGCGCTGGAGGCTTTCCTGCGCCGTCGCAATCACGCCGGTACGCCCTTGGTGGATGCGGATCTCGGGGAGCTGCGGAAAGCCTTGGTCGAACGCGATGCAGGCGAGCTGATCGACTTCATCGAACCCGATCGGAATCTTGAAGACGTGATCGGTCTGGAGGGCGTGAAGACGAGGCTGCGGCAGGACCTTTTGCTGTGGAAGCAGGATGAAGTCGCGGCATTGCCAATGGGCTATCTGTTCTGCGGACCGGTCGGCACGGGCAAGACCTACCTCGCCGAATGCCTCGCCGGGGAAGCCGGGGTGCCGGTGGTCACGCTGCGGAATTTCCGCGACCGCTGGGTGGGTTCCACCGAGGCGAACCTGGAGAAGATCTTCGCGCTGCTCCATGCGCTCGGGCGCTGCATCGTCTTCATCGATGAGGCGGACCAAGCGCTGGGCCGGCGCGCCTCCGGTTCGGGCGACTCCGGAGTTTCCAGCCGCGTTTACTCGATGCTCGCCGCGGAAATGTCCGACACGCGCAATCGTGGCAAGATCCTGTGGGTGCTGGCCTCGAGCCGGCCGGACTTGATCGAGGTGGACCTGAAGCGTCCCGGCCGCATCGACGTGAAGGTGCCGATCTTCCCCACCGCCACGGCGGAGGAGGGGATGGTTCTGTTAGGCGCGCTGTGCAAGCGACGTGGCATCCCGCTCGATGACGCCGCGAAGACCGCGCTGTTGCCGCTGGTCCCGCCATGGCTGACGCCCGGTGCGGCGGAGGCGCTGGCGGTGAAAGCCTATCGCCTGACAAAGACCGGCACGCCGTCCCCGCAGGAAGCGCTGCGCGCCTGCCTGCAAGGCTATCTGCCGCCGGTCGATCCGCTCATCATCAAGGCGCAGATGCGGCTGGCGGCGGAGGAAGCGACCGATGCCGAATTCGTGCCCGCGGAGGTCCGCCGCTATCTCGACGCGACGTGACGCCGGAGCACGAACGGTTCGCGGAACTGGCGACGAGGTCCTTGGAATCATCGCCGGAACTCCGGGAGGAAGCGCATGCCGAGGTGCTGGGCCGGCTGGCGCATGGCGGTGGAGCAGGGGAGATCCCGGAGGCTGTCGTGCGACTGGAATCGAAACGGCCACGGTCTCCATGGACGTTGGCGTGCTTCGGGGTAGCAGCGCTAGTCGTTCTGGGCCTGTGTGCCGGTTGGCTGGGACGGCAAGCGGTGGCGGAAGGGAGAGTTCTCCAAGGGGTCATTCATTTCGGATCGAGCCTCGAGCCCGATGACGACCTGCTGCGCGAGTCCTTGGACCCAGCGACCCGTGACTTTGTTTTCGCGGGGATCGGCTCGGACCTGGAGGCGGCGAAGAATCTCGAACGGCAGTGGGAGCTCCATCCCGATGAACTCGGGATCTACGAGGAACTCATTCACCGTCGACTGGCGGCAAATCAAGGCCTGCCGCCGGATTTCGCGGAGACGTGGCGACGCCTTGAACCTGACAACGGTCTGTGGCCCTTCCTTGAAGCGATCGGGAAGCACGAGGAATGGAGGAAGGCACCGCCGGCAGGAGAGACGTTTTCCCGGGAGACGCTCGACCTGCTCCGGCAAAGCGCCGCGGCACAGCGATTCGAGCCTCACTTGCGGGAACTCCGGTCGCGCCGGCTGGCGATGCTGGGGCCGACCGAGACCTTGGCGGAAGAAACCCGGCTGTTCCTGTATTCGATCTCGGCCCTCTGGGTGCCGACGACGCGCCAACAGCACGGAACCATCCTCACCCTCACCAAGGCGGCGCAGCAGGCAGCGGCGGAAAAGAACGCGGAGGAACTCACCGCTCAGATCGCGTCCTGGGAGGGCTTGGTCGGCCGGCTGGGGGCAAACGGGACCACCTTGCTGGATCTGATCATCCCGGCAATCAGTTGGAACGACACCGGCAAAGCCATGCTTCAGGGGAGTCGGGACCTCGGCCTGCATGAGCAAGAGGTCCGGCTTGATGATCTCCAGAAGCAGCTCGCGGATTACCAAGCGGCCTATCGTCATTCCACAAGGAATGCGCGGCCGATGAGTTCACTGGCCCGGGTGATGGCAGTCGGAGGGCCCAAGCTGGGCCTTGCCGATGATGAGACCCTCTTCGAGCCCGGACGACGGGTCGAGTACGCGGTGGTGGATCGGATGCTTGGCTTGGCCGCGGCCATCGTGGTGCTGCTTTTCTTCGCCGGTGCGGCCATCGAGAGCTTCCGGCGCGGTCGCCGGATCAACGGCTTGGCGGATGGCCTGGCGCCGTTGTTCCGCCCGGCGGATCTTTTGTGGACCTTTGGTCTCGGGATCGCCTTGCCGGCGCTATGGTATGTCGGGATCGCCCGATGGACGCCCATCGGGCTGCGCGACATCGGGATGACCGAATATCATCCGCGGCCGATTTTGATCCAAGCGGGCGCGGCGCTGGTGTTCGCGATGTTGATGGTGGTCCAGACCGCACGGTGGAGGCTGGTGGCCCGGGCCGGGTTCCTTGCGCTGCGACCGGCTCGTCCGTGGATCGGTTGGACGATGGCCGGGGTCGCGGCGGCGGTGATTCCTGCGGCCGGAGGCGTGCGCTGGTTGTCCGGAAACGAGGAGCGCTACCTGTGGGCGGTGGCAGCCACGGGGGGCTTGTCCTTGCTGTGGCTGCTGTGGGAGGCGGGATCGGTGGTCTTCTCGTCCCGCGATCAGTCGCTCGGTGGCGTCTTGCTCTGCCGTCGCTTGATTGCGCCGTTCACGATGCTGGCGGTGCTGCTGCTTGCTTCGTGGGCACCCTTGAGATCCACCGAGCGCCACTGGCACGCCCGCGACAAGGTCACCCGCGCGGACCGGGAGCGGGGCGGCCTGACCCTACGGGAAAGCCGCATGGTCGATCACATTCGCGAGCGCTTCCACAAGGCGTTCCCTGAAACGAGCGGCACCCGCTGAAAAACTACTGCCCCGAGAGCGCGGCGAAGAGCGCCTGCATTTCCTCGTCCACCAGATCGCCGGAGACGAGTGTCCGCGAGATTTCCTCGCGCAGGCGATGGCGGTAGCGCTTCCGCAGCCGGTGCACCGCCACCCGGGCCGCGCCTTCGGTCATGCCGAAGTTTTCCGCGATCTCCGCGTAGGCGATGCGGCTGCTGCCCATGCCGAGGAATTGCTTCCACCGCGCGAAGTCCTCTTCCTCTGCCTCCAGATCGGCCAGCACCTTGTCGAGCAAGGCCATCGCCCACTCGAGGTCATACAGCGCGTCCGGGCTGCGCGGATCCGCGGGATCGAGCGCGAGCCCCGTCTCCGCGTCGCGCCGGTCGATGGAGATCCGTGTCGCGAAGCCGCCGCGCTTCTGCCGGTGGGCGTGCCGCCATTCATTCGCGAGGTAGTGCTTGAGCGAGCCTAACAGGAATGCCCTGAACCGCCCGCGGTCGACATCGGCATGGCGCAGGCTCTGGCCTTCCCACAGGTGGGCGAAGAAGCCTTGCACCAGGTCCTCCGCATCATGCTCGCCGTGGCCGAGTCGCCGGACGTAGCGGTAGAGCGGCGGCCAGTAGATGCGGAACAGCTCCGCCAGCCCGTCGCGCGCCCGTGCCGGATCCTCCGCCCCCGCGTCGCCGACGAGGGTCCAGCGGGTGGTGGCGAAGAGTGAGACGTGGGATCTTTCCGCGGCCATGTGATCCCCATCCTAACGGGAATCCGGTGCCGCGTTACACGCGAATGTTGTCAGCTGCTCACGGATAGCGCACGTGCCGCACGGTGAGTCGGCTCAGGGCAAAGTCGCCGCCGTAGTCGTTCCAAAGCTCCAGCGTCGAGGGCATCGCGCTCGCTTCGGTGTCGAGCTCGGCCAGCGTTTCTCCCTGGGCATTGGTGCCGGCATGGAGGGTGATCTTTCCCGCCGCGGGATCGTAGCGCAGCGTGAGATCGTGGGTGTCCAGGGCGGACAAGCGGGTCAGCTTGGACTCTTTGCCAGCGACATCGTCGCGCAGGCGCCAGCAGTGGTTCTCGCGGGCAAGGGCGACCACCGAGCAGAGGCGCTTGCCGTTTGCATCCTTCAGCGTGATCCGCTCGATGCCGCTGCGGCGGGTTTTCTTGTCCGCCATCACGGCGGGGGGGGTGGTGGTGAAACTCGCCACCCATACCTGCCGACCATCGCCTGGCGGAAGGTCGGTGAAGACCGCTCCGAGGTGGCGGAAGCCGCCCGATGTATCGAGCCGTCCTCCGCCTGCGGTCATGATGCCCTGCTGCTCGACGACGTTCCACGGTTTGCCCGTGTCCGGCTGCTTGCCGGCGAGCACGGTGTCCGGCGGCTCGCTGAAGTCGTCTTCGAAGATTACCCGCTCGACCGGCGGTGCTTGACGGAACGCAAGCCGCTCCGCCGCGGCCCGCCGGGTCGGCCCGCCATCACGCCACGAGGCGGATTCACCGGCGGAGAGCACGAGCGTGTCCGTGCCCGGCCGCTTGATTTCCACGCTGCCGCCCAGCACGTGCACGTCGCACGATCCATCGTCCAGCGCGCGGATGCCGAAGTCGGTGCCGACATGCCGCACGGTCGCGCCAGCCACCTTGACCTCGAAGCCCGGGCTATCCGCCGCCGCGCGGAAGAAGGTCCGGCCACGCCGCAGCTCGAGGTCGCCGTCGTTGCTCGTCAGCCGCAAGCTCGCTTCGCCATCGATGCTTGCCTCGGCGGAAGGATTCAGCCGCACGACCACCATGCCGTTGTGGACGTCGAGCATCTCACCCTTTTTCCAGAAGTTGGAGGTGGCCCCTTTTCCGTCGATGAGGAAATGGCTGTCCGCAGAGGCGGTCATGGTCACCCGCGGCGTGTTCGCGTGGATGACCATGGCCGTGAAAAATCCGGCCACCAGCACGGCGGCGAGGGCCAGCAGCACCTTGCCGATCTTGCGCCGCCTGACCGTCGGGACGGTGACCACCTTGGCGTGCGCGGCCAGATAGTCCGGCATCTCGTAGGTATCCACGAGCATCTGGTCGGTGCACAGCAGCGCGTAGTAATCGCGCCGCGCTGCGGGGTCGCGCAGCAGAATCTCCTGGAGCCGGGCGAAGTCCTCCTTGCCGATGCTGCCGTCAACCAACTCGTGGATCAGCGGCAAGGTCTCGCTTGGCCGGCTCATGAACTCCCGGGTTGATGAAGTTGGCCCTCGATGCAGCGCCGCAATCCGGCCCGGAGCTGATGGAGCCGCGCCTTGAGCGTGCCCACGCTGCGGTGGGTGTCATTCGCCAGTGTCTCCAGCGAGCCGCCGCTCCAGTAGCGGTGGCGCAGCAACACGGTGTCCTTCGGGGTGAGCTTGGCCAAGCAGTTGGAAAGCGCGGCCCGGCGTTCGGGCAACTCGTCCACCGTCTCGGCGAACTCGGTGGCGAAGAGGTCGAAGAGCTTGTCGTCGAAATTCACCAGCGGCGACTTCCGCTGCTTGCGCAGGTGGCTTTTCACCTCGAGCTGCGCGATCTGGAAGGACCAGTTCTTAAAGCTGCTTCCCGGGCGGAACTTCTCGCGCTTTTTCCACAGCACCATGTTTACCGCCTGCCGGATGTCATACGCCGCGTGCATATCGCCGGTCAGCGCGCGGATAAAATAGAACAGATCCATCTGACAGCGGGTCAGTTCGCTCACGAATTCGTCGAGATTCTCTTCGCTGGAGTCCATGGCTGCCTGGGAATGCACGGTCCATGCCGGGCCGATGGTTTAGTTTGGATGCGGGATTTCTGCCAGCCGGGAGCGGATCTTTTCCACCGCCCAAGCCGCGTGTTCGGCAATCAGCGGATCGGGATCGGCCGCCGCGCGGTCCAGGGAGGGCAGATCGTCCGCTCCGCCGGTGTTGCCCAGCACCACGCAGACGTTCCGCAGGAAACGCGGGCGCTTGATCCGCTTGATCGGCGATTTTGAGAAGAGCGTGCGGAAACCGTCGTCATCCAGCGCCAGGAAATCGCGGGCCTTCATCGCGAACACCGTTTCGCGGGCGTGAAAGCGAGCCTCACGCGACTCCTGGGCAAAGCGATTCCACGGGCACACCTCGAGGCAGGCGTCGCAGCCGTAGAGCCGGTCGCCGATCGCCTCGCGGAATTCCTCCGGGATCGGTCCCTTGTGCTCGATCGTCAGGTAGGAGATGCAGCGCCGGGCATCCACCCGGTGCGGCGC
Coding sequences within it:
- a CDS encoding zinc-dependent metalloprotease family protein — translated: MRFTPIAFALQAVCPLAAQVIVSSPAAITHHVQIQPIRVKKTNGVAATTFGTGTTETYIKDQINRVWAQVGVQITWLPMVDYTNNFAYDGAPTSYATTVRPDTHLEEIVDSAGVPPKSGNAIVLNLFFVEVVPGFAQRNDNTANGLAFVDSNGITMHVGTELLTWQAGRDVVASVAAHEIGHNLGLIHAEGQPTNLMSSNGTEDRLTSAQKTTIFANRSGTDSYEFLQQAATSSHYQQWAATHAVTGGPEDDQDKDGIVNVIEFMLGLNPKVFSKLPTPVVGANGLTWTLAKNANALADGLVYRVESGSGETWLTAGTAGSGSTVVQNNATSLVVRLNSGGGRRFMRMNVDVPMALSSGAAAAAFYPPEEEPAPRVVSDCGHAGCGIHTVAP
- a CDS encoding DUF1501 domain-containing protein produces the protein MKAHNASRRRFLGQASCSAVSSIPLLNTLLNLRLASSIANAAPPVAGEYRAIVCLFLSGGNDSFNLLSPYSGPSSTHANSRTEYVNSRGNLALPLTGLREIHPTNTPGRTFAVHPSMPNLAARFEAGDAAFVANVGTLIEPVFNRGEVIAASKRLPLGLYSHSDQIEQWQTSVPQSRTGIGWAGRMMDLIKDINPGQAVSMNISVDGSNVFQSGVTGAEYAVNAGYNDGSGGGATPLTGYNAGYDVNSTFTNAASTAVDSMLAQQYSHLLQDTFQKKRRVAQDAYAMYAAATAPSLPPAATFTNGNPLSRQLRQVAKAIMGRGQLQAVRQTFFVQLGGWDHHSETLASQLSMLAGVDQAIGEFWRALVELQIQDQVVLFTASDFGRTLTSNDRGSDHAWGGNHFVLGGSVGGRKIYGQYPSLALNPDSGTEINPLDTGRGRLIPTTSCDEYFAELALWLGVPPSSLHLVLPNAGNFFTPGATGPLGFLA
- a CDS encoding ATP-binding protein, producing the protein MSLPSWATEIVARYESGAAGQFILHGNVADRMLLRLPEGPKLGRLTDYLLDVLLPRFQVVLSYDPGFGLRVERGKETFADWPALKEIGELPSLPLPAIRAIARFLQYARNLRAVGAKPVTVAVVLRDAQLYVPVLPQTMNHELSAIASLIRSWGGDTTLAAHGQAVFLVADRIHSLHPLVATNPRAAEIELPLPDTAELAGAMQVLAPECPKALPADADFPRIAARLAGTSIAALEAFLRRRNHAGTPLVDADLGELRKALVERDAGELIDFIEPDRNLEDVIGLEGVKTRLRQDLLLWKQDEVAALPMGYLFCGPVGTGKTYLAECLAGEAGVPVVTLRNFRDRWVGSTEANLEKIFALLHALGRCIVFIDEADQALGRRASGSGDSGVSSRVYSMLAAEMSDTRNRGKILWVLASSRPDLIEVDLKRPGRIDVKVPIFPTATAEEGMVLLGALCKRRGIPLDDAAKTALLPLVPPWLTPGAAEALAVKAYRLTKTGTPSPQEALRACLQGYLPPVDPLIIKAQMRLAAEEATDAEFVPAEVRRYLDAT
- a CDS encoding RNA polymerase sigma factor is translated as MAAERSHVSLFATTRWTLVGDAGAEDPARARDGLAELFRIYWPPLYRYVRRLGHGEHDAEDLVQGFFAHLWEGQSLRHADVDRGRFRAFLLGSLKHYLANEWRHAHRQKRGGFATRISIDRRDAETGLALDPADPRSPDALYDLEWAMALLDKVLADLEAEEEDFARWKQFLGMGSSRIAYAEIAENFGMTEGAARVAVHRLRKRYRHRLREEISRTLVSGDLVDEEMQALFAALSGQ
- a CDS encoding FecR domain-containing protein, whose amino-acid sequence is MSRPSETLPLIHELVDGSIGKEDFARLQEILLRDPAARRDYYALLCTDQMLVDTYEMPDYLAAHAKVVTVPTVRRRKIGKVLLALAAVLVAGFFTAMVIHANTPRVTMTASADSHFLIDGKGATSNFWKKGEMLDVHNGMVVVRLNPSAEASIDGEASLRLTSNDGDLELRRGRTFFRAAADSPGFEVKVAGATVRHVGTDFGIRALDDGSCDVHVLGGSVEIKRPGTDTLVLSAGESASWRDGGPTRRAAAERLAFRQAPPVERVIFEDDFSEPPDTVLAGKQPDTGKPWNVVEQQGIMTAGGGRLDTSGGFRHLGAVFTDLPPGDGRQVWVASFTTTPPAVMADKKTRRSGIERITLKDANGKRLCSVVALARENHCWRLRDDVAGKESKLTRLSALDTHDLTLRYDPAAGKITLHAGTNAQGETLAELDTEASAMPSTLELWNDYGGDFALSRLTVRHVRYP
- a CDS encoding sigma-70 family RNA polymerase sigma factor gives rise to the protein MDSSEENLDEFVSELTRCQMDLFYFIRALTGDMHAAYDIRQAVNMVLWKKREKFRPGSSFKNWSFQIAQLEVKSHLRKQRKSPLVNFDDKLFDLFATEFAETVDELPERRAALSNCLAKLTPKDTVLLRHRYWSGGSLETLANDTHRSVGTLKARLHQLRAGLRRCIEGQLHQPGSS